In the genome of Misgurnus anguillicaudatus unplaced genomic scaffold, ASM2758022v2 HiC_scaffold_27, whole genome shotgun sequence, one region contains:
- the LOC141362444 gene encoding uncharacterized protein isoform X1 — MKKIFNFKKKKGSPSPSETGSVLSASYDVKEKDLGKVHKAAYGGDVTKLRQLAKKSDLNQLDKDNRTALHIACACGHTDVVQFLVENKVKLNLCDNQNRSALMKAVQCEQDRCVSLLLDHEADPNLVDINGNTALHLAARIPSLPVAMQLLEHAANINAQNKDGNTPLMLAVMENHTDMTELLLKEGADVNVKNQEQRSVLMIAACNGQISMVRLLLQYDADITAKDDKGWSSDDYAVMNGHHACSHLIIEHGTKRKSLQSPSHFTSGKNRGASMLGSPGGIGAGLHLGGPALDKDAAGSSFAGAGKDTEDISHTDSISRASKSGAADSWASSEDDQEIDCSPKKQKVNLKKLISASKREKIEDIANPVKSWSGSESESEGKAGKYPPLPSRSSSTQLPVASLPASLPHPSQMSSDPFSNTYKEESSTEDEEEEDEEEEEEDEKKEQEKLCEKPQNGGTTKDKQRDFLSELGLEKEDEHNDSPWDSESGSESPTKKPHPAKSHRSMSSVCEESPEDFLYVPSFVSRGRNVNFLGSIDQLGGCRTVVLRNDEDDEEEKEIEIPPKVIKREPVSVLNKLMDSKEAAKKTDLMEELGLGDADDLEDASDWDSASTTSKASKNFPVYKMEEEPDQPAPAFPITPLEQDEDENSIEVKDTHPETNKSTTPLPSPRSLYADAGSKPRPLPRLRLDSNQRPESEESDWDTDASSPAKITNSLPNITEPDAGPRQEHTTEDDESDRSSGTSEREDQARKTLPASSVDIGSPHTNDPFELPVFAEEEEKINLENAGDIPWEERYEKIWVENDKKETKSQYRNVTAELKERFGELDPKQHHDLLELQGNEEKHSSGDEELDVVAEVEDSSEEEGEPIVRPAARARSAVLLPIPEQRESGLEDSQIEEPQENSQRATSVEISDADLHQDSLTSDPQLIPELLRHEVQQEGSSSSDEDFSADIGTKANTKCPSESENNIDEKSKDEKCHRTSLLAPSELDVPPKILDVPFSDSDEGEEGLRTSRHEGDKADDMRGEHQNSVLWDTEGSRVGDELDQGKGRKTDTNFGNSKPQERVSGERKKDSVSSRHLTRSPRRTNRAPAHDEDEEEKKMLDNQARNLHVAPPLLGKPPRPVTRHNGDIESVFDDSTLSELSEEDRRSPSLRHKKEQTDGEPEMGDDFEDLTQSSDTATEDLETPVSGYRNASLLFKQLDSSYLDSVSVVKLQNMFHEYERTIQRERDRHGRLADKTTQLEQERSELSILLDEMRSSKSNLEHLKLELETDMNNLKFLLRQEQEKHQSALMLYNKTREQLQRKEEQQRAEAEERHKADLKARSLELEIRALKNSIKQLEEDRDESQRLLSHERSARTLHEELLNNHLRKQQDIEEENLRNFNKSNEAMSQLTEASDRERELLQQNRALHDELNGARAELDRSQSHSRQEESRLAEERDALRERLEDARRDLKLSDEALTQTVFQYNGQLSALKAECSVIGAKLEHERQTRQQLEAEAEANRARLQGALHEAERCQASRTEAERTLQREREEHQRSQEKHTFESNAQRDTIQSLSQKLSKAEARANSLENECHRSSLAVTEKGVLLEALAREKDQAQAKLKDLEAAVLSEREQASRAGAKQEAMQERLAQAQSECALLRQKLEEALNKGSAKDKAVTDSQQNFAEMLNQLRADGEERVHLVEERSKELSRTNSEIREQNYKLEQEKSEREASLRQLQQELADSLKKLSMCEASLEVNTRYRNDLEEEKMRTQKELDRLKGKLQESEELHVQAERRIGQLKNSLDEKEGEICITAQKLEEALAASAGKEQTVKQLEEAVQRLEIENARLEATVKQQSSRMEVLQKGVQEGTALSDSSPGVGVRNRLEDLVTNLQSSKMTLEDQLNREVQKQSLLSHNAQDSQTLWEEELKSRSRLGLRLSELEKEKVELTNQVELEKKKAKKLAEQKSSVDTRLEQEMNRNTDLQKEMYRLKTLVKSAKKQLREQGGGHLDSPLASFRGDTSHRLETETTVGRMKTKVDELQSQFQQESLRCSRLEETNRQLKEKLASVKTLSRSHEQLERSKRQLEDEVAALRKQLQGGVMDQSQAELYRRETEERARQEIRLKLEEVNLFLQTQAASQEALEQMKAANEASQRAHLEQRIRDLEAELSRSRSVQQDSTVQRDSSRTEMERYKQLYTDELRLRKSLASKLERSHERLAEANAKLLSERQRSKSLLTGSLVNSGLGGAALDVSSLGSVGAYGASLGPLNRSLGLGTPLLGTVGESQNNRVEAYLAKMQKELEKNISKELDYVAGELDGGSARLSPVGSASGSQNLNLTLEQPDPVKKATQQYLEVLKKNYMI; from the exons ATgaagaaaatattcaacttcaaGAAAAAGAAGGGCTCCCCCAGCCCATCTGAGACGGGCAGCGTGCTTTCGGCCAGCTATGATGTGAAGGAGAAAGACCTCGGGAAGGTCCATAAGGCTGCGTACGGTGGAGATGTGACCAAACTTAGACAACTGGCCAAAAAGAGCGATTTAAACCAGCTAGACAAAGATAACAG AACCGCCTTACACATCGCTTGTGCCTGTGGACACACAGATGTGGTTCAGTTCTTGGTGGAGAACAAAGTCAAACTAAACTTATGCGACAATCAGAACCGGTCCGCCTTAATGAAG GCGGTTCAGTGTGAGCAGGACCGGTGCGTATCTTTGCTCCTGGATCATGAGGCTGACCCAAACCTGGTGGACATCAATGGAAACACAGCACTACACCTGGCCGCCCGTATCCCCTCCCTACCTGTGGCCATGCAGCTGTTGGAGCATGCGGCCAACATCAACGCCCAGAACAAG GATGGGAACACTCCATTGATGCTGGCTGTGATGGAAAACCATACAGACATGACGGAGCTTCTGTTGAAAGAAGGCGCAGATGTTAATGTGAAGAACCAAGAGCAACG GTCTGTGTTGATGATAGCAGCGTGCAATGGTCAAATCAGCATGGTGCGTTTGCTCCTGCAGTACGATGCCGACATCACAGCGAAAGACGATAAAGGATGGTCCTCCGATGATTATGCCGTCATGAATGGACATCACGC CTGTTCTCATCTGATCATTGAGCATGGTACCAAAAGAAAATCTCTGCAGTCTCCATCCCATTTCACTTCCGGTAAAAACAGAGGGGCATCCATGCTGGGCAGCCCTGGCGGTATCGGGGCCGGTTTGCatctgggaggaccagctttgGATAAAGACG CAGCAGGAAGCAGTTTTGCAGGAGCAGGGAAAG ATACAGAAGACATTTCCCACACAGACTCCATTAGCAG ggcaTCAAAAAGTGGAGCTGCAGACTCATGGGCTTCCTCAGAAGATGATCAAGAGATAGACTGCAGCCCAAAG AAACAGAAAGTAAACCTGAAGAAACTCATAAGTGCCTCCAAAAGAGAAAAGATCGAGG ACATAGCGAATCCAGTCAAATCCTGGAGCGGATCAGAGTCAGAGAGTGAGGGAAAAGCTGGAAAGTATCCACCCCTCCCTTCCCGCAGCTCCTCAACCCAACTTCCCGTAGCATCCTTACCTGCTTCTTTACCCCACCCATCCCAGATGAGCTCCGACCCATTCAGCAACACTTATAAG GAGGAATCCTCCACAGAGGATGAAGAGGAGGaggatgaagaagaagaagaggaggatGAAAAGAAAGAACAGGAGAAACTGTGTGAAAAGCCTCAAAATGGTGGAACTACCAAAGATAAGCAAAGGG ATTTCCTTTCTGAGTTGGGCCTTGAGAAGGAAGATGAACACAACGACTCTCCTTGGGACTCGGAG TCCGGTTCTGAGAGTCCGACAAAGAAACCTCATCCTGCCAAATCCCACAGATCCATGTCCAGTGTATGCGAAGAGAGCCCTGAAG ACTTCTTATACGTTCCTTCCTTTGTAAGCCGAGGGAGGAATGTTAATTTTTTGGGAAGTATAGACCAGCTAGGAGGCTGCAGGACTGTGG TTTTAAGAAATGATGAGGATGATGAGGAAGAGAAGGAGATAGAAATACCG CCCAAAGTGATAAAAAGGGAGCCGGTGTCTGTTCTCAATAAACTGATGGATTCAAAAGAAGCTGCTAAGAAAACAG ACCTCATGGAAGAGCTGGGTTTGGGAGATGCTGATGATCTCGAAG ATGCTTCAGACTGGGACTCGGCCAGCACCACCAGTAAGGCCAGTAAGAACTTTCCAGTTTATAAGATGGAGGAGGAACCTGACCAACCAGCCCCGGCGTTCCCCATCACACCACTGGAACAGGACGAGGACGAGAACTCCATAGAAGTTAAAGACACACATCCAGAGACAAACAAGTCCACGACACCTCTACCTAGCCCACGATCTCTCTACGCAGATGCCGGCTCAAAGCCACGCCCACTGCCACGACTCCGCCTGGACTCAAATCAGAGACCAGAGAGTGAAG AATCTGACTGGGATACAGACGCCTCCAGTCCAGCCAAGATAACTAATTCACTGCCAAACATCACAGAACCTGATGCAG GTCCTCGACAGGAACACACAACAGAAGATGATGAAAGTGACAGGAGCTCAGGCACTAGTGAACGTGAAGATCAG GCAAGGAAGACGTTACCAGCATCTTCTGTAGATATAGGTAGCCCACATACCAATGATCCATTTGAGCTTCCAGTCTTTGCTGAAGAAGAGGAGAAAATAAACTTGGAGAACGCTGGTGACATTCCCTGGGAGGAACGTTATGAGAAGATTTGGGTGGAGAATGATAAAAAGGAGACCAAATCTCAATACAGAAATGTGACCGCTGAACTAAAAGAGAGATTTGGGGAGCTGGATCCCAAACAACATCATGACCTTTTGGAGCTTCAAGGGAATGAAGAAAAGCACAGCAGTGGAGATGAAGAGCTGGATGTTGTAGCAGAAGTTGAAGATTCGAGTGAGGAAGAAGGTGAGCCGATTGTGCGTCCCGCTGCTCGTGCGAGAAGCGCCGTACTTTTGCCCATTCCTGAGCAGAGAGAGTCCGGTCTGGAAGACTCACAGATTGAGGAACCTCAAGAAAACTCTCAAAGGGCGACGAGCGTTGAGATCAGTGATGCAGACCTTCATCAGGACAGCCTTACCAGTGATCCTCAATTAATCCCAGAGCTCCTCAGGCATGAGGTCCAACAAGAGGGCTCTTCCTCTTCTGATGAAGATTTTTCTGCAGATATTGGAACCAAAGCAAATACTAAGTGTCCATCAGAATCAGAAAACAACATTGATGAAAAGTCTAAAGATGAGAAGTGTCACAGAACCTCATTGCTTGCTCCTAGTGAGCTGGACGTCCCACCTAAAATTCTGGACGTGCCCTTTTCTGACTCTGATGAGGGTGAGGAGGGCCTGCGGACGTCCAGACATGAG GGTGACAAGGCTGATGATATGAGAGGAGAACATCAGAACAGTGTTTTGTGGGATACTGAAGGATCCAGAGTAGGAGATGAACTTGATCAAGGAAAGGGAAGGAAAACTGACACCAACTTTGGCAACTCAAAACCTCAGGAAAGAGTATCTGGTGAAAGAAAAAAGGATAGTGTTTCATCAAGACACCTGACAAGAAGTCCAAGACG CACTAACAGGGCTCCAGCACATGATGAGGATGAGGAGGAAAAGAAAATGTTAGATAACCAAGCCCGAAATCTCCATGTAGCTCCCCCACTGCTGGGCAAACCTCCACGACCTGTGACCCGCCATAATGGAGACATTGAGTCTGTCTTTGATGATAGTACTTTAAGTGAGCTGTCAGAGGAGGACAGGAG ATCTCCATCTTTAAGGCATAAGAAAGAGCAG ACTGACGGAGAACCGGAGATGGGAGATGATTTTGAAGATCTCACCCAGTCTTCCGACACGGCCACTGAGGATCTGGAGACTCCAGTATCTGGATACCGTAACGCTTCCCTGCTCTTTAAACAGCTCGACTCCAGCTATCTGG ATTCAGTGAGCGTTGTAAAACTACAAAACATGTTTCACGAGTATGAGCGAACCATCCAGAGAGAACGAGACCGACACGGCCGCCTGGCCGATAAAACCACACAGCTGGAGCAGGAACGCAGTGAGCTCAGCATCCTGCTGGACGAGATGAGAAGCAGCAAATCCAACCTGGAACATCTCAAACTGGAGCTGGAGACTGACATGAACAATCTCAA GTTCCTGCTGAGACAGGAGCAGGAGAAACATCAGAGCGCTCTGATGCTCTACAATAAAACTCGCGAGCAGCTCCAGAGGAAAGAGGAGCAGCAGCGGGCCGAAGCCGAGGAGCGGCACAAAGCCGACCTGAAAGCCCGGAGTCTGGAACTGGAGATCAGAGCTCTGAAGAACAGCATCAAACAG cTGGAGGAGGACAGAGATGAGTCTCAGCGTCTTCTGTCTCATGAGCGCAGCGCTCGCACCCTTCATGAGGAATTACTCAACAACCATCTGCGCAAGCAGCAGGACATCGAGGAGGAAAACCTCAGAAACTTCAACAAAAGCAACGAG GCCATGTCTCAGCTGACGGAGGCCTCGGACCGCGAGCGTGAGCTGCTGCAGCAGAACCGAGCACTTCACGATGAGCTGAACGGTGCTCGGGCCGAGCTGGACCGCTCTCAGTCTCATAGTCGGCAAGAAGAGTCGCGACTGGCTGAAGAGAGAGACGCCCTGCGTGAGAGACTGGAGGACGCTCGCAGGGACCTGAAATTGAGCGATGAGGCTTTAACTCAGACTGTCTTCCAGTATAACGGTCAGCTGAGTGCACTGAAAGCCGAATGCTCCGTGATCGGGGCCAAACTGGAGCATGAGAGACAAACGAGGCAGCAGCTGGAGGCAGAGGCTGAGGCGAACAGAGCCCGACTGCAGGGGGCGCTACATGAGGCCGAAAGGTGTCAG GCCTCACGCACAGAAGCCGAACGCACCCTCCAGCGAGAACGTGAGGAACACCAGCGGTCTCAGGAGAAGCACACCTTCGAGTCCAACGCCCAGCGAGACACCATACAATCACTTTCCCAAAAACTCAGCAAAGCAGAGGCACGCGCCAACAGCCTGGAGAACGAGTGCCATCGCAGCTCTCTGGCCGTCACCGAGAAGGGTGTGCTGTTGGAGGCGTTGGCCCGGGAGAAAGACCAGGCCCAGGCCAAACTCAAAGACCTGGAGGCCGCGGTACTGAGCGAACGCGAGCAGGCCAGCCGTGCCGGAGCCAAACAGGAAGCCATGCAGGAGAGGCTGGCCCAGGCTCAGAGCGAGTGTGCGCTGCTGCGACAGAAGCTGGAGGAGGCGCTGAACAAAGGCTCGGCGAAGGACAAGGCCGTTACGGACAGCCAGCAGAACTTCGCCGAGATGCTTAATCAGTTACGAGCGGACGGAGAGGAGAGAGTCCACCTGGTGGAGGAGCGAAGCAAAGAGCTGTCCAGGACAAACAGTGAGATTAGAGAGCAAAACTATAAACTAGAGCAGGAGAAAAGCGAGAGAGAG GCATCTCTGAGACAGCTACAGCAAGAATTGGCCGATTCTTTGAAGAAGCTGTCCATGTGTGAGGCCTCGCTGGAGGTCAACACACGATACCGTAATGACCTGGAGGAGGAGAAGATGCGCACGCAGAAAGAGCTGGACAGACTGAAGGGAAAG CTGCAGGAGTCTGAAGAGCTTCACGTCCAGGCTGAGAGACGCATCGGTCAACTAAAGAATAGTCTGGATGAGAAAGAGGGAGAAATCTGCATCACCGCCCAAAAACTAGAGGAGGCGCTGGCTGCGTCTGCAGGCAAAGAGCAAACGGTTAAACAGCTGGAGGAGGCGGTGCAGAG GTTAGAGATTGAAAACGCCAGACTGGAGGCTACAGTGAAACAGCAGTCCAGTCGTATGGAGGTCTTACAGAAGGGCGTTCAGGAGGGGACTGCG CTGTCAGATTCAtcacctggagttggg GTCAGAAATCGCTTGGAAGATCTCGTAACAAACCTGCAAAGCAGTAAGATGACATTAGAAGATCAGCTGAACCGAGAG GTGCAGAAGCAAAGTCTGCTATCCCATAATGCCCAGGACTCACAGACACTGTGGGAGGAGGAGCTAAAGAGCCGCTCGCGACTTGGACTTCGCCTCTCTGAGCTGGAAAAGGAGAAAGTAGAACTGACCAATCAG gtgGAACTTGAGAAGAAAAAAGCCAAGAAGCTTGCTGAGCAGAAGTCGTCAGTGGATACCCGTCTGGAGCAGGAGATGAACAGAAACACTGACCTTCAGAAAGAAATGTACAG GTTGAAGACTTTGGTGAAGAGTGCTAAGAAACAGCTGCGGGAACAAGGTGGTGGACATCTGGATTCACCTCTGGCCAGCTTCAGAGGAGACACGAGTCACAGACTGGAGACCGAGACGACTGTCGGTAGAATGAAGACTAAG GTGGATGAGCTTCAGTCTCAGTTCCAGCAGGAGTCGTTGCGCTGCTCTCGGCTCGAGGAGACCAACAGGCAGCTGAAGGAGAAGCTGGCATCCGTGAAGACTTTAAGCCGAAGCCACGAGCAGCTGGAGCGCAGTAAGAGGCAGCTGGAGGACGAGGTGGCTGCTCTGCGCAAACAACTGCAGGGTGGTGTGATGGACCAGAGCCAAGCCGAGCTGTACCGCAGAGAGACGGAGGAAAGAGCCCGACAGGAGATCCGGCTCAAGCTGGAGGAGGTCAACCTCTTCCTGCAG ACGCAGGCCGCGTCTCAGGAGGCTCTGGAGCAGATGAAGGCAGCGAATGAAGCGAGTCAACGCGCTCACCTGGAGCAGCGCATCCGGGACCTGGAGGCGGAGCTGAGCCGCTCACGCAGCGTCCAGCAGGACAGCACGGTGCAGAGAGACTCAAGTCGCACTGAGATGGAACGCTACAAACAGCTGTACACAGATGAACTACGACTTAGGAAAAGTCTCGCCTCCAAATTGGAGAG GTCGCATGAGAGGTTAGCGGAGGCTAACGCTAAACTCCTGAGCGAGAGGCAGCGCAGTAAATCTTTGCTGACCGGCAGTCTCGTCAATAGTGGTTTAGGAGGTGCTGCTCTGGATGTGTCATCTCTGGGCTCTGTGGGGGCGTACGGAGCCTCTCTAGGACCCCTAAACAGAAGTCTTGGTCTTGGGACCCCTTTGCTGGGTACTGTAGGGGAATCCCAGAACAACCGAGTTGAAGCCTACCTGGCAAAG ATGCAGAAAGAGCTGGAGAAAAATATATCAAAGGAGTTAGATTACG TCGCTGGAGAGTTAGATGGAGGATCTGCACGTTTGTCACCTGTGGGCTCGGCCTCGGGCTCTCAAAACCTCAACCTGACCCTGGAACAGCCGGACCCTGTCAAAAAGGCCACTCAACAGTACCTAGAGGTGCTGAAGAAGAACTACATGATCTGA